One genomic region from Vitis riparia cultivar Riparia Gloire de Montpellier isolate 1030 chromosome 17, EGFV_Vit.rip_1.0, whole genome shotgun sequence encodes:
- the LOC117904376 gene encoding cytochrome P450 71A25-like, which yields MSGPIVQKFNMLLLDPLSFSLFPFFFFIVLLVRWLFSTPPTTHKTLPPSPPRLPVLGNMHQLGIYPYRSLLCLARCYGPLMLLQLGRVRTLVVSSPDAAQEIMKMHDLIFANRPKMSLGKRLLYDYKDVSVAPYGEYWRQMRSICVLHLLSNKRVQSFNTVRREEISLLIQKIEEFSSLSTSMDLSGMFMRLTNDVICRVAFGRKYSGDERGKKFRRLLGEFVELLGGFNVGDYIPWLAWVEHVNGWSAKVERVAKEFDEFLDGVVEEHLDGGTGSIAKGDNEKDFVDVLLEIQRDGTLGFSIDRDSIKALILDIFAGGTDTTYTVLEWAMTELLRHPKAMKELQNEVRGITRGKEHITEDDLEKMHYLKAVIKETLRLHPPIPLLVPRESSQDVDIMGYHIPAGTMVIINAWAIGRDPMSWDEPEEFRPERFLNTNIDFKGHDFELIPFGAGRRGCPGISFAMATNELVLANLVNKFDWALPDGARVEDLDMTECTGLTIHRKFPLLAVSTPCF from the exons ATGTCAGGTCCCATAGTGCAAAAATTCAACATGCTCCTATTGGATCCCTTGTCCTTCTccctctttccctttttcttcttcatcgtTCTCCTTGTGAGATGGCTCTTCAGTACCCCTCCAACAACCCACAAAACCTTACCACCTTCACCACCAAGGCTTCCTGTACTAGGAAACATGCACCAACTAGGCATCTATCCTTACCGTTCTCTTCTATGCTTAGCTCGGTGCTATGGCCCTCTCATGCTTCTTCAGCTTGGCAGGGTCCGGACACTTGTTGTGTCATCCCCAGATGCTGCCCAGGAGATCATGAAAATGCATGATCTCATCTTTGCTAACAGGCCCAAGATGAGTTTGGGAAAGAGACTTCTGTATGATTACAAGGATGTGTCGGTGGCTCCTTATGGGGAGTACTGGAGGCAGATGAGAAGCATTTGTGTGCTCCACCTTCTTAGTAACAAGAGGGTTCAGTCTTTTAACACTGTTAGAAGAGAAGAAATCTCCCTCTTGATCCAGAAGATTGAAGAGTTTTCTTCATTATCAACGTCTATGGACTTGAGTGGAATGTTTATGAGGCTTACAAATGATGTGATATGCAGGGTGGCTTTTGGGAGGAAGTACAGTGGAGATGAAAGAGGGAAGAAGTTCAGAAGATTGTTGGGGGAGTTTGTGGAGTTATTGGGAGGTTTCAATGTAGGGGACTACATTCCATGGCTTGCTTGGGTGGAACATGTAAATGGTTGGAGTGCCAAGGTGGAGAGAGTTGCcaaagaatttgatgaatttttggaTGGAGTAGTTGAAGAGCATTTGGATGGTGGTACGGGTTCAATTGCTAAAGGTGATAACGAGAAGGATTTTGTGGACGTTTTGCTTGAAATTCAGAGGGATGGAACTCTTGGCTTTTCCATAGACAGAGATAGCATCAAAGCTCTCATTTTG GATATATTTGCTGGTGGAACTGATACTACTTACACAGTGCTAGAATGGGCAATGACAGAACTCTTAAGGCACCCCAAAGCCATGAAGGAACTGCAGAATGAAGTGAGGGGAATTACAAGAGGCAAAGAGCACATAACTGAGGATGACCTGGAGAAAATGCACTACTTGAAAGCAGTAATCAAAGAGACTCTTCGGCTGCATCCTCCCATTCCATTACTGGTTCCACGAGAATCAAGCCAGGATGTCGACATAATGGGCTACCATATTCCAGCTGGAACGATGGTTATTATCAATGCTTGGGCCATTGGAAGAGACCCCATGTCCTGGGATGAGCCGGAGGAATTTAGGCCAGAGAGGTTCTTGAACACTAATATAGATTTCAAAGGACATGACTTTGAGTTGATTCCCTTTGGAGCTGGAAGGAGGGGTTGCCCAGGAATCTCATTTGCTATGGCCACAAATGAACTTGTATTAGCAAATCTTGTGAACAAGTTTGACTGGGCATTGCCTGATGGAGCAAGAGTAGAGGATTTGGACATGACTGAATGCACTGGTCTTACTATCCATAGAAAGTTTCCTCTGCTTGCTGTTTCAACTCCATGTTTTTAG
- the LOC117904537 gene encoding serine/threonine-protein kinase AFC2 isoform X1: MEMLERVTEFPHTHMDRRPRKRPRLGWDVLPQASKAQLGMFCGQEVGNVASFAPSKAHSDQTTSSMFVKGVARNGSPPWREDDKDGHYIFALGENLTSRYKINSKMGEGTFGQVLECWDRERKEMVAVKIVRGIKKYREAAMIEIEVLQQLAKHDKGGNRCVQIRNWFDYRNHICIVFEKLGPSLYDFLRKNNYRSFPIDLVREIGRQLLECVAFMHDLRLIHTDLKPENILLVSPEYVKVPDYKVSSRSPKDGSYFKRVPKSSAIKVIDFGSTTYERQDQNYIVSTRHYRAPEVILGLGWSYPCDIWSVGCILVELCTGEALFQTHENLEHLAMMERVLGPLPQHMLKRVDRHAEKYVRRGRLDWPEGATSRESIKAVLKLPRLQNLIMQHVDHSAGDLIHLLQGLLRYDPSDRLTALGALRHPFFTRDHLRRS, encoded by the exons ATGGAGATGTTGGAGCGCGTGACCGAGTTTCCTCACACGCACATGGATCGCCGGCCGAGGAAGAGGCCGCGTTTGGGATGGGATGTTCTTCCTCAGGCTTCAAAG GCTCAGCTAGGGATGTTTTGTGGACAAGAGGTTGGGAATGTGGCAAGCTTTGCACCTTCAAAGGCACACTCCGACCAAACTACTAGTTCTATGTTTGTAAAGGGAGTAGCTCGAAATGGTTCTCCCCCATGGCGAGAAGATGACAAAGATGGCCATTACATATTTGCGCTTGGAGAAAATTTAACTTCTCGCT ATAAGATCAACAGCAAGATGGGCGAAG GAACCTTTGGTCAGGTTTTGGAATGCTGGGACAGAGAGAGGAAGGAAATGGTTGCCGTCAAAATTGTCCGTGGTATTAAGAAGTATCGTGAGGCTGCCATGATTGAAATTGAAGTCTTACAACAGCTTGCTAAACATGACAAGGGTGGCAATCG TTGTGTGCAAATACGGAACTGGTTTGACTATCGTAACCATATCTGTATT GTGTTTGAGAAGCTTGGACCAAGCTTATACGATTTTCTACGGAAAAACAATTATCGCTCATTTCCCATTGATCTTGTCCGTGAGATTGGCAGACAACTGTTGGAATGTGTAGCAT TTATGCATGATTTACGCCTCATACATACGGATTTGAAGCCTGAGAATATACTTCTAGTGTCTCCAGAATATGTTAAAGTTCCAGACTACAAG GTTTCATCGCGTTCACCCAAGGATGGTTCTTACTTTAAGAGAGTACCAAAATCAAGTGCTATTAAAGTGATTGATTTTGGAAGCACAACATATGAGCGACAAGATCAGAACTACATTGTATCAACACGGCATTATCGTGCGCCAGAGGTTATTCTTG GGCTTGGATGGAGTTATCCATGTGATATATGGAGTGTTGGATGTATCTTGGTGGAGTTATGCACG GGAGAAGCATTGTTTCAGACTCATGAGAATCTGGAGCACCTTGCCATGATGGAAAGGGTGTTGGGTCCACTACCGCAGCACATGTTGAAGAGAGTAGA CCGACATGCAGAGAAGTATGTACGAAGGGGTAGATTGGACTGGCCAGAAGGTGCGACTTCAAGGGAAAGTATCAAAGCTGTTCTCAAGCTACCTCGCCTTCAG AACCTAATAATGCAGCATGTGGACCATTCGGCTGGAGATCTAATACATCTGTTGCAAGGTCTTCTTAGATATGACCCCTCAGACCGATTGACAGCCCTTGGAGCCCTAAGGCATCCCTTCTTTACAAGGGATCACCTCAGGAGGTCTTGA
- the LOC117904537 gene encoding serine/threonine-protein kinase AFC2 isoform X2: MGCSSSGFKDKINSKMGEGTFGQVLECWDRERKEMVAVKIVRGIKKYREAAMIEIEVLQQLAKHDKGGNRCVQIRNWFDYRNHICIVFEKLGPSLYDFLRKNNYRSFPIDLVREIGRQLLECVAFMHDLRLIHTDLKPENILLVSPEYVKVPDYKVSSRSPKDGSYFKRVPKSSAIKVIDFGSTTYERQDQNYIVSTRHYRAPEVILGLGWSYPCDIWSVGCILVELCTGEALFQTHENLEHLAMMERVLGPLPQHMLKRVDRHAEKYVRRGRLDWPEGATSRESIKAVLKLPRLQNLIMQHVDHSAGDLIHLLQGLLRYDPSDRLTALGALRHPFFTRDHLRRS; the protein is encoded by the exons ATGGGATGTTCTTCCTCAGGCTTCAAAG ATAAGATCAACAGCAAGATGGGCGAAG GAACCTTTGGTCAGGTTTTGGAATGCTGGGACAGAGAGAGGAAGGAAATGGTTGCCGTCAAAATTGTCCGTGGTATTAAGAAGTATCGTGAGGCTGCCATGATTGAAATTGAAGTCTTACAACAGCTTGCTAAACATGACAAGGGTGGCAATCG TTGTGTGCAAATACGGAACTGGTTTGACTATCGTAACCATATCTGTATT GTGTTTGAGAAGCTTGGACCAAGCTTATACGATTTTCTACGGAAAAACAATTATCGCTCATTTCCCATTGATCTTGTCCGTGAGATTGGCAGACAACTGTTGGAATGTGTAGCAT TTATGCATGATTTACGCCTCATACATACGGATTTGAAGCCTGAGAATATACTTCTAGTGTCTCCAGAATATGTTAAAGTTCCAGACTACAAG GTTTCATCGCGTTCACCCAAGGATGGTTCTTACTTTAAGAGAGTACCAAAATCAAGTGCTATTAAAGTGATTGATTTTGGAAGCACAACATATGAGCGACAAGATCAGAACTACATTGTATCAACACGGCATTATCGTGCGCCAGAGGTTATTCTTG GGCTTGGATGGAGTTATCCATGTGATATATGGAGTGTTGGATGTATCTTGGTGGAGTTATGCACG GGAGAAGCATTGTTTCAGACTCATGAGAATCTGGAGCACCTTGCCATGATGGAAAGGGTGTTGGGTCCACTACCGCAGCACATGTTGAAGAGAGTAGA CCGACATGCAGAGAAGTATGTACGAAGGGGTAGATTGGACTGGCCAGAAGGTGCGACTTCAAGGGAAAGTATCAAAGCTGTTCTCAAGCTACCTCGCCTTCAG AACCTAATAATGCAGCATGTGGACCATTCGGCTGGAGATCTAATACATCTGTTGCAAGGTCTTCTTAGATATGACCCCTCAGACCGATTGACAGCCCTTGGAGCCCTAAGGCATCCCTTCTTTACAAGGGATCACCTCAGGAGGTCTTGA
- the LOC117904537 gene encoding serine/threonine-protein kinase AFC2 isoform X3: MTRVAIVMHDLRLIHTDLKPENILLVSPEYVKVPDYKVSSRSPKDGSYFKRVPKSSAIKVIDFGSTTYERQDQNYIVSTRHYRAPEVILGLGWSYPCDIWSVGCILVELCTGEALFQTHENLEHLAMMERVLGPLPQHMLKRVDRHAEKYVRRGRLDWPEGATSRESIKAVLKLPRLQNLIMQHVDHSAGDLIHLLQGLLRYDPSDRLTALGALRHPFFTRDHLRRS; the protein is encoded by the exons ATGACAAGGGTGGCAATCG TTATGCATGATTTACGCCTCATACATACGGATTTGAAGCCTGAGAATATACTTCTAGTGTCTCCAGAATATGTTAAAGTTCCAGACTACAAG GTTTCATCGCGTTCACCCAAGGATGGTTCTTACTTTAAGAGAGTACCAAAATCAAGTGCTATTAAAGTGATTGATTTTGGAAGCACAACATATGAGCGACAAGATCAGAACTACATTGTATCAACACGGCATTATCGTGCGCCAGAGGTTATTCTTG GGCTTGGATGGAGTTATCCATGTGATATATGGAGTGTTGGATGTATCTTGGTGGAGTTATGCACG GGAGAAGCATTGTTTCAGACTCATGAGAATCTGGAGCACCTTGCCATGATGGAAAGGGTGTTGGGTCCACTACCGCAGCACATGTTGAAGAGAGTAGA CCGACATGCAGAGAAGTATGTACGAAGGGGTAGATTGGACTGGCCAGAAGGTGCGACTTCAAGGGAAAGTATCAAAGCTGTTCTCAAGCTACCTCGCCTTCAG AACCTAATAATGCAGCATGTGGACCATTCGGCTGGAGATCTAATACATCTGTTGCAAGGTCTTCTTAGATATGACCCCTCAGACCGATTGACAGCCCTTGGAGCCCTAAGGCATCCCTTCTTTACAAGGGATCACCTCAGGAGGTCTTGA
- the LOC117904060 gene encoding lysM domain receptor-like kinase 4: protein MASLSKFVCIFTLILMIKPMFSQQSYDKSNCTSEPQLPGSNYICNPKKLPCQTYIVYRAQHNFRTLSSISSLFNANISELFTTNNMVEANSSNLRPGQEIIIPVTCSCPDRFSEAMFIYNRSHSDSLLIVACTVFEGLVKAQSLIEENPDFGGDNPGDLTIKVPVRCACLAKFERDNGVRYLVTYPVIQGDSTDLMARKFGVPEEMIRAANKLDRYAPIYPQTTLLIPTKDVPVVNWEIDSLYENPPPSPQEAVPFRKVKHGAEPNNKNSHLLLGLGIFIVIVLMVVASGGSIFFWKRYHQRFQPSVARTSQLSNLSPDFLDGMSKLKHSLMSFSLEELRNATEDFGKASIIGRAVYQGKIRGIIMAIKQMDSEEAARHVIEILTRINHVNMVKLEGCCYGTRPYLVFEFAENGSLRDCLSNPKIARQLTWKKRMQIAFDLAVGLHYIHYCTKPGYVHRNINSRSVLITMDWRAKISGFRMARALLYSEEERETEIINESVIVGKKGYLAPEYLSRGLVTTKMDIYAFGVVLLELISAKEAITKENFLKDSAKFLIDGGLEGSSECLEKLKKFTDPVLQGDYPLSDAWCLALLAKCCTEEDPHQRPTINDLLKALSRIL, encoded by the coding sequence ATGGCTTCTCTCTCAAAATTCGTCTGTATTTTCACTCTAATTCTTATGATCAAACCTATGTTTTCTCAGCAATCTTATGACAAGTCTAACTGCACTTCAGAACCCCAACTTCCTGGTTCCAACTACATATGCAACCCCAAGAAACTTCCATGCCAAACCTACATAGTCTACAGAGCCCAACACAATTTTCGGACTCTGTCTTCCATATCCTCCCTCTTCAATGCAAATATATCCGAACTCTTCACTACCAACAACATGGTTGAAGCTAATTCCAGCAATCTCAGGCCTGGTCAGGAGATCATCATCCCCGTTACCTGCTCTTGTCCTGATCGGTTCTCTGAGGCAATGTTCATTTACAACCGTTCACATTCAGATTCATTGCTTATAGTTGCTTGTACAGTTTTTGAAGGATTGGTGAAAGCCCAGAGTCTCATAGAGGAGAACCCGGATTTTGGAGGCGATAATCCTGGTGATTTAACAATAAAGGTACCTGTTCGTTGTGCATGTCTTGCTAAATTTGAAAGAGACAATGGTGTAAGGTACCTTGTGACATATCCAGTGATTCAGGGTGATAGTACAGACTTGATGGCACGTAAATTTGGGGTGCCTGAAGAAATGATTCGGGCTGCTAATAAATTAGACCGTTATGCACCTATTTACCCTCAAACCACATTGCTCATTCCCACAAAGGATGTCCCAGTGGTGAATTGGGAGATTGATTCTCTCTATGAAAATCCGCCTCCTAGTCCTCAGGAAGCTGTTCCTTTTAGGAAAGTCAAACACGGCGCAGAACCAAATAACAAGAATTCACACCTACTTCTTGGATTGGGCATCTTCATTGTGATAGTTCTAATGGTTGTGGCTTCTGGGGGTTccattttcttttggaaaagaTATCATCAGAGGTTCCAACCTTCGGTGGCTAGAACTTCTCAACTGTCAAATTTGTCGCCTGATTTTCTAGATGGGATGTCCAAGCTGAAGCACTCATTGATGAGTTTCAGCTTAGAGGAGCTGAGGAATGCAACCGAGGACTTTGGCAAGGCATCTATCATTGGTAGAGCAGTGTATCAGGGAAAGATTAGGGGTATCATCATGGCCATCAAGCAGATGGATTCAGAGGAAGCAGCCCGCCATGTCATTGAGATATTGACGAGGATTAATCATGTCAACATGGTGAAGCTAGAGGGATGCTGCTATGGAACCAGGCCCTATCTTGTGTTTGAGTTTGCAGAGAATGGTAGCTTAAGGGACTGCTTGTCCAATCCAAAGATAGCTAGGCAGCTCACATGGAAAAAGAGAATGCAGATTGCTTTTGATCTCGCGGTGGGTCTTCACTACATTCATTACTGCACCAAGCCCGGTTATGTTCATAGAAACATAAACAGCAGAAGTGTGCTCATAACCATGGATTGGAGGGCCAAGATTTCCGGGTTTAGAATGGCAAGGGCACTGCTGTACAGTGAAGAAGAGAGGGAGACGGAGATTATTAATGAATCTGTGATAGTGGGGAAAAAGGGGTATTTAGCTCCAGAGTACCTGAGCCGTGGGCTAGTTACAACTAAGATGGATATATATGCATTTGGGGTTGTTTTGCTTGAGCTGATATCTGCCAAAGAAGCTATTACAAAGGAGAATTTCTTGAAGGATTCTGCAAAGTTTCTGATAGATGGAGGGCTAGAAGGGTCTTCAGAGTGCTTGGAGAAGTTGAAGAAATTCACTGATCCTGTTCTGCAGGGGGATTACCCTTTGAGTGATGCCTGGTGTCTGGCACTCTTGGCCAAGTGTTGCACGGAGGAGGATCCCCATCAAAGACCCACGATAAATGATCTTTTGAAAGCTCTTTCCAGAATCCTATGA